The proteins below come from a single Mya arenaria isolate MELC-2E11 chromosome 6, ASM2691426v1 genomic window:
- the LOC128237876 gene encoding fibropellin-1-like has product MAKAQIGQTDCTDSSDCVTLISAVCDTIVTQKCVCVTSQGFTANANNDGCDYDCRALSAPNNGAVSYTSTIQDSVATYSCLAGFQIDGVTRRTCSAVTPKGWSGVAPSCIAEVDACEGINCANGGTCVSSAGTYTCECADGFKGTFCQSDKDDCVGHNCLNQGICLDDVGGYKCFCLPGYEGQFCQENVNECLSNPCINGACVDEDNRYTCTCLTGFTGSNCETNIDECSNTICGQGVCTDLVNDFSCACNPGYMGADCSTEIDECSSQPCVNGGTCVDLVNQFKCNCAAGYTGIHCADELNECASNPCINGGTCNDLINEFTCTCATGFQGTTCQTNTGYCHAQPCQNGGSCTDGLAAYTCTCADGYEGTNCETSSADANHCDSNRCQNNAICENTANGYFCLCAEGYFGKYCQTRSKHTAFVSTEMAIAIGIGVVCAFMLGACIGAVAMYKLKTSNTVGSWKKDRAPPAKEPKLRELRMQKRERDTLSPLGY; this is encoded by the exons aTGGCTAAGGCACAAATCGGACAAACAg ACTGTACGGATTCTTCTGACTGCGTGACCCTTATATCCGCGGTGTGCGACACAATCGTAACTCAGAAATGCGTGTGCGTCACCTCCCAGGGATTCACGGCGAATGCTAATAATGACGGATGCGACTACG ATTGCAGGGCGCTAAGCGCACCGAACAATGGTGCCGTTTCATACACATCCACGATACAAGACTCCGTTGCTACGTATAGTTGTCTCGCTGGATTCCAAATAGATGGTGTGACAAGAAGAACTTGTTCTGCAGTGACGCCCAAAGGATGGTCTGGTGTAGCACCCTCTTGTATTGCAG AGGTGGACGCCTGTGAAGGAATCAATTGTGCAAACGGTGGTACGTGTGTCAGTTCGGCGGGTACCTACACATGCGAATGCGCAGATGGGTTCAAAGGGACGTTTTGCCAATCTG ACAAGGACGACTGCGTGGGTCACAATTGCCTGAATCAGGGCATCTGCTTGGACGACGTCGGTGGATACAAATGCTTTTGTTTGCCGGGCTACGAGGGGCAGTTCTGTCAAGAAA ATGTCAACGAATGTTTGTCCAACCCGTGTATCAATGGGGCATGCGTCGACGAAGATAACAGGTACACATGTACCTGCCTGACAGGATTCACAGGATCAAACTGTGAGACAA ACATTGACGAATGCAGCAACACCATTTGCGGTCAGGGCGTGTGTACGGACCTGGTTAATGATTTCTCTTGCGCATGCAACCCGGGTTATATGGGAGCTGACTGCAGCACGG AAATAGATGAATGTTCATCGCAACCATGTGTAAACGGAGGAACTTGCGTGGATTTGGTCAATCAATTCAAGTGCAACTGTGCCGCTGGCTACACCGGAATTCATTGTGCAGACG AACTCAATGAGTGTGCTTCGAACCCTTGTATAAACGGGGGCACGTGCAATGACCTTATCAACGAGTTCACGTGCACATGCGCAACTGGTTTCCAGGGGACCACGTGTCAAACAA ATACAGGTTATTGTCATGCCCAGCCGTGTCAAAATGGCGGCTCGTGTACAGACGGACTTGCAGCATACACATGCACATGCGCAGACGGATATGAGGGGACGAATTGTGAGACAT CATCTGCAGATGCCAACCACTGTGACAGCAATAGATGTCAAAACAACGCCATCTGCGAGAATACAGCCAATGGGTACTTCTGCCTCTGTGCTGAGGGGTACTTCGGAAAATACTGTCAAACGAGATCCA aaCACACAGCATTTGTTTCAACAGAAATGGCAATCGCAATCGGTATTGGTGTTGTATGTGCATTCATGCTAGGTGCTTGTATAGGAGCGGTGGCTATGTACAAACTGAAAACGAGCAATACAGTCGGAAGTTGGAAGAAAG ATCGGGCCCCACCCGCTAAAGAACCGAAACTGAGAGAGCTACGTATGCAAAAGAGGGAAAGGGATACGTTGAGCCCACTAGGGTACTAG